The sequence below is a genomic window from Streptomyces sp. NBC_00289.
GAACGCACCGTGATCTGCGTGCTCACCCACGACCCGAAGTTCGACGTCCCGCTGCTGGAGGTGGCGCTGCGCCGGCCGGCCGCGTACATCGGGGCGATGGGCAGCCGCCGTACGCACGACGACCGGATGGGTCGGCTGCTGGAGGCCGGGGTGCCGGAGGCCGAACTGTCCCGGCTGCGCTCTCCGGTCGGGCTCGACCTCGGGGCTCGTACGCCCGAGGAGGTCGCCGTTTCGGTCGCCGCCGAGATCGTCGCCCTGCGCTGGGGAGGCAGCGGCGCCCCGCTGACGGTCACCGCGGGAACGATCCACCCGGCCGGCCCCTCGCCGGGAGCGTGACGGGGGCGGTCACCGCGGAGGCAGCCGGTGCAGCCGCAGGTCCGTCAGCCGGCCCTCCGCCACGGTCGCCGTGAGGTAGGTGCAGTGGGGCTGGCGGCGGCGGTCGGTCGGGGATCCCGGATTGAGCAGGCGCAGACCGGTGGCGGCGGTGGTGTCCCAGGGAATGTGGCTGTGCCCGAAGACCAGGACGTCCAGGTCGGGGAAGCGGGCCGCGCAGCGTGCCTCCCGGCCCTGGGCCGGACCCGTCTCGTGCACGACGCCGAAGCGCAGCCCGCCGAGTTCCGCGTACGCCACTTCGGGAAGCCGGGCGCGCAGCCCCGGCCCGTCGTTGTTGCCGTACACGGCGACGAGCCGGCGGCTGCGGCTCTCCAGCAGATCGAGGGTGTCGGTGTCGACCCAGTCCCCGGCGTGGAACACCACATCGGCCCGCGGGAGTTCGTCGAGCAGCCCCGGCGGCAGCACTTTGGCACGCTTGGGGAGATGTGTGTCGGAGATGAGGAGGAGGCGCACGCCACCAGCGTAGGAGCAAGCTCTTACCCTGGTGTGCACAACCTTCACGTCACCGCGGACGTCTCCGTCGGTGGGGGCGCAGGGGACAACCCGCCCGATGGGGATAATATCTGGCCACCCGCAGTAGTCGCACCACCCACAGCACGTAACCCACGGAAGCCCGGAGCCCAATGCCGGTCAAGGTCAGCGTCATCGTTCCCGTCTACAACCCGGGGACATACATCGAGGACTGCGTCTCCTCGCTGCTGAGGCAGTCGCTGCCTCCCGACGAGTACGAAGTGATCTTCGTCGACGACGGTTCCACCGACGGATCGCCGGCCCGGCTGGACGCCCTCGCCGCCGAGAACTCCCGGGTGACGGTGGTGCATCAGGAGAACTCGGGCTGGTCGGGCAAGCCCCGCAACGTCGGCATCGCCGCCGCCGTGGGGGAGTACGTCATGTTCGTCGACAACGACGACTACCTGGGGGACGAAGCCCTCGAGCGGATGTACGACTACGCGGTGGCCAACGGTGCAGACGTGGTCGTGGGCAAGATGGCCGGCCGGGGCCGCCCCGTGCCCGTGGAGCTGTTCCGCCAGAACCACCCGCACGCCACCGTCGAGAACGCGCCGCTCATCGACAGCCTCACCCCGCACAAGATGTTCCGCCGGGAGTTCCTCGACAAGATCGAGCTGCGCTTCCCCGAGGGCAGGCGGCGGCTGGAGGACCACGTCTTCGTCACCGAGGCGTATCTGCGCGCCGACGGCGTCTCCGTGCTCAGCGACTACGTCTGCTACTACCACGTCAAGCGGGACGACGCCGGCAACGCCGGGTTCCAGCGCTTCGACCCGGTCGGCTACTTCAAGAACCTCCGCGAGGCCCTGGACGTCGTCGAGCAGTACACCGAGCCGGGGCCGCTGCGCGACCGGCTGTTCCGACGCTGGCTGCGCAACGAGATGGTCGAGCGGATGCGCGGCCGGCGCCTTCTCGCCCTGCCCGACGACGGCTACCGCCGGCAGCTGTTCGAGGAGATCCGTGGGGTCGTCGTGGAGCGCTTCGGGCCCGGCGTCGCGGGCGGCCTTCCGCCGACCCAGCAGGTGATCGCCGCGCTGATCGCCGCGGACCGCTTCGACGACCTGGTGGCCTTCGCCACCTGGGAGGCAGGCATCGCGCCCACCGCGGCGCCGCTGGACGTGCAGTGGCACGGCGACGCGCTGCGGATCGCCCTGTCGGCCGAGTACGCCTCCGGCGGCGAGCCGATGACGTTCCCCGCCGACGGTCGCGCCACCCCGCTGGAGAACCCGCCCAGGGACGCCGCAGCCGCCGCCGCCTGGGTGGTGGCCGACACCGTGGCCGCGTTCGAGAAGGCCACGGTGGACCTGCTGCTGCGGGAGCGGTCCAGCGCCGCGCAGTACTTCCAGCCCGTGAAGTTCACCCGGGAGAGTGTCGCGGCCGGCGCCGACGGACGGGTCCGCCTGGTGCTGCACGCGACCGCCACCGTCGACCCGGCCACCGCGGCCGGCGGCGCCCCGCTGGGCGGTGGCCTGTGGGACGTCTTCATCCGCGTCAAGCTGGGCGGCTGGACCAAGGAGTGCCGGCTGGGCCCGGTCCCCCGGGCAGGGCAGACGGCCACGTCGCCCGCGGTCGCCGGCGGTCGCGTGGTCCTGCCGTACTGGACGAAACCGCCCGGCAACCTCGCCCTGGACGTCGACCGCGCGACCAAGCGGCTCGGCCTGACCCGCCTCACCGCCGCCGACGTCACCGTGTCCGGCGGGCTGCTGCGCGCCCCGCTGCCGCTGCACGTCCCGGCCGAGACCAAGGTGCTGGTGCGTCTCACCGCCGGCTCGGTCATCGACGTGCCCGGCCTCCTCTCCCCCGCTCCCGACGGTTCCGGAGCGGTGCTGGAGGCCGAGCTGCCGGCCGCCGACGTGCGGGGCTCCGCATGGCGGGTCCAGCTCAGCGTGGCGCCCGGCGCCGACGAGCCGCGCTTCCTGACGCTGCCGCTCGTCCTGCGCGTCCGGGCCGGCCGCATCCTGGCGCGGCGGGCCGCCGGAGCGAGCCTCGCACGGCGACTGGCGCGCAGAACGCGGCGCACGCTCGGCACGATGCTGGGCAAGTGGACATCCGGATTCACCGCACGGAAGGCGTGACGGAGTGCGATCACTGGGGATCACGGGGGCCTGGGTACTGGAGCCCAAGGTCTTCCCGGACGAGCGGGGCAACTTCCACGAGTGGTTTCGCGGGGAGGAGTTCCGCGAGGCCACCGGGTACGACCTCGACCTCGCGCAGGCCAACTGCTCGGTGTCCCGCCGGGGCGTCCTGCGCGGCGTGCACTTCGCGGACGTGCCGCCCGGCCAGGCCAAGTACGTCACCTGCGTGCGCGGCGCGGTCCTCGACGTGGTGGTCGACCTGCGGGTGGGGTCGCCCACGTTCGGTCAGTGGGAGGCCGTACGGCTCGACGACGACAGCCGGCACGCGGTGTTCATCGCGGAGGGGCTCGGGCACGCCTTCATGGCGCTGACCGACGACGCGACGGTGGTGTACCTGTGCTCCACCGGATACGCGCCGGGCCGCGAGCACGGGGTGAACCCCCTGGACCCGCAGCTCGCGCTGCCCTGGCCCGAGGGCATCGAGCCCCTGTTGTCGCCGAAGGACGCCGAGGCGCCCTCACTGGCCGAGGCGGAGCGGTCCGGACTACTTCCGTCGTACGAGACCTGCTCCGCCCACTACGAGCGACTGCGCGCCCAGCGGCTCAGCGGCTGACGCTCAGCTGCTCCAGCGAACGACGCAGCGGCTCCCAGCCGCGGGACCGCTTGGTCCCGCGGTTGCGGGCCCGCACCAGCGGCGCCCAGAACCCGGCCTCGAGCAGCTGCTCCGGCTTCACGGCCGACGCCCGCTCCAGAATCGTCTCGGGCACCTTCTGCGGGTCGGGAACCTCGTACTCCGCGATGATCTCGTCGTACTTGTCCGTCAGCACGGTGTTGCCGGGATCGGCACCGAAGATCACCAGCTGGCCGGTGGGCGCGGTGTCGACCAGGACCGTCACCAGGTCGGGGCGGTACCGGTTCAGGATCTCGATGACCTTGTAGACGTCACCGGTCCAGGCGTTGGTGTGCCGGTCGCGGGCCGCCTCGTCCACACTGCGCGGCAGCATGTCGTCGAAGACGATCACGCTGGCCCAGTCCGAGTGCTTCTCGATGTTGATGAAGTCGCGCAGCGCGTACTCGAACAGGTGCATGCCGTCGATGAACGACAGGTCCAGGGTCGTGCGCCGCCAGTAGGCGAGCGGGCTGCGGTTGCGGGCCAGGTTGCGCAGCGGGTGACGGCCGCCCCTGAGGTGCGCCAGCGGGTTCTCGCGGGCGAAGAAGTCGTCGCTGGTGGCCTTGGCCAGGTGGACGTCGCAACGGATCTCCGTGACCACCTTGAACGCGGGGTCGACGGCGACACTGGGAACCCGGGACAGCGTCAGGCTTCGGCCGTCGTTGACGCCGATCTCCAGGTAGTTGCGGTTCGCGCTGGCCTTGTGGAGCCCCCGAAGGAACTCATGACGTTTCACTGGGAAATCTCCTTGCGGATGAGAGGCAGTGCTTCCTGCAGGGCGGCCCGCCAGTCCCGCGGCGGTGCCAGGTCGATCTCACGCCAGCGGTCGTGTCCGAGGACGCTGTACGCGGGACGGGGTGCCGGCCGGGCGAAGGCCGCGCTGTCGGTGGGGCGCACCCGCTCGGGGTCGGCGCCGACGAGCCGGAACACCTCCTGGGCGAGGTCACGCCAGGTGGCCTCGCCGGCGGCGGTGGCGTGGAAGACGCCGAGCCCGCCCTCGTCGCGGCCGAGCCGCGTGCCGAGCTCGGCGATCCGTTCGG
It includes:
- a CDS encoding metallophosphoesterase, with the translated sequence MRLLLISDTHLPKRAKVLPPGLLDELPRADVVFHAGDWVDTDTLDLLESRSRRLVAVYGNNDGPGLRARLPEVAYAELGGLRFGVVHETGPAQGREARCAARFPDLDVLVFGHSHIPWDTTAATGLRLLNPGSPTDRRRQPHCTYLTATVAEGRLTDLRLHRLPPR
- a CDS encoding class I SAM-dependent methyltransferase, whose product is MKRHEFLRGLHKASANRNYLEIGVNDGRSLTLSRVPSVAVDPAFKVVTEIRCDVHLAKATSDDFFARENPLAHLRGGRHPLRNLARNRSPLAYWRRTTLDLSFIDGMHLFEYALRDFINIEKHSDWASVIVFDDMLPRSVDEAARDRHTNAWTGDVYKVIEILNRYRPDLVTVLVDTAPTGQLVIFGADPGNTVLTDKYDEIIAEYEVPDPQKVPETILERASAVKPEQLLEAGFWAPLVRARNRGTKRSRGWEPLRRSLEQLSVSR
- a CDS encoding glycosyltransferase family 2 protein: MPVKVSVIVPVYNPGTYIEDCVSSLLRQSLPPDEYEVIFVDDGSTDGSPARLDALAAENSRVTVVHQENSGWSGKPRNVGIAAAVGEYVMFVDNDDYLGDEALERMYDYAVANGADVVVGKMAGRGRPVPVELFRQNHPHATVENAPLIDSLTPHKMFRREFLDKIELRFPEGRRRLEDHVFVTEAYLRADGVSVLSDYVCYYHVKRDDAGNAGFQRFDPVGYFKNLREALDVVEQYTEPGPLRDRLFRRWLRNEMVERMRGRRLLALPDDGYRRQLFEEIRGVVVERFGPGVAGGLPPTQQVIAALIAADRFDDLVAFATWEAGIAPTAAPLDVQWHGDALRIALSAEYASGGEPMTFPADGRATPLENPPRDAAAAAAWVVADTVAAFEKATVDLLLRERSSAAQYFQPVKFTRESVAAGADGRVRLVLHATATVDPATAAGGAPLGGGLWDVFIRVKLGGWTKECRLGPVPRAGQTATSPAVAGGRVVLPYWTKPPGNLALDVDRATKRLGLTRLTAADVTVSGGLLRAPLPLHVPAETKVLVRLTAGSVIDVPGLLSPAPDGSGAVLEAELPAADVRGSAWRVQLSVAPGADEPRFLTLPLVLRVRAGRILARRAAGASLARRLARRTRRTLGTMLGKWTSGFTARKA
- the rfbC gene encoding dTDP-4-dehydrorhamnose 3,5-epimerase translates to MRSLGITGAWVLEPKVFPDERGNFHEWFRGEEFREATGYDLDLAQANCSVSRRGVLRGVHFADVPPGQAKYVTCVRGAVLDVVVDLRVGSPTFGQWEAVRLDDDSRHAVFIAEGLGHAFMALTDDATVVYLCSTGYAPGREHGVNPLDPQLALPWPEGIEPLLSPKDAEAPSLAEAERSGLLPSYETCSAHYERLRAQRLSG